Proteins from a single region of Ziziphus jujuba cultivar Dongzao chromosome 1, ASM3175591v1:
- the LOC107433930 gene encoding nuclear transcription factor Y subunit B-3 translates to MADSDNESGGGQNAGTNNSELSPREQDRFLPIANVSRIMKKALPANAKISKDAKETVQECVSEFISFVTGEASDKCQREKRKTINGDDLLWAMTTLGFEEYVEPLKVYLQRFREMEGEKTAPLGVAREKDGGSGSVGNGGGGVGYGDGGGGGGGGVYGSGMGMVMMGQHHQHQHQGQVYGSGGFHQMSKSGPGSNSARPR, encoded by the coding sequence ATGGCGGACTCAGACAACGAGTCGGGAGGGGGGCAGAACGCCGGGACGAACAACAGCGAGCTGTCACCTCGAGAACAGGACCGGTTCTTGCCGATAGCGAACGTAAGCCGGATCATGAAGAAAGCGTTGCCGGCGAACGCGAAGATCTCAAAGGACGCCAAAGAAACGGTGCAAGAGTGCGTATCGGAATTCATCAGCTTCGTCACCGGGGAAGCATCCGACAAGTGTCAAAGAGAGAAGAGGAAGACCATCAACGGCGACGATCTGCTGTGGGCCATGACTACGCTAGGCTTCGAGGAGTACGTGGAGCCTCTCAAGGTCTACTTGCAGAGGTTTAGGGAGATGGAGGGTGAGAAGACCGCGCCCCTGGGGGTGGCGCGTGAGAAGGACGGCGGTAGTGGGAGCGTGGGGAATGGTGGTGGTGGGGTGGGTTATGGAGATGGAGGTGGTGGGGGTGGTGGTGGGGTATATGGGAGTGGAATGGGGATGGTGATGATGGGGCAGCACCATCAGCATCAGCATCAGGGACAGGTGTACGGTTCTGGTGGATTTCATCAGATGAGTAAGAGTGGGCCTGGGTCCAATTCAGCTAGGCCCAGGTAG
- the LOC107433910 gene encoding glycine-rich cell wall structural protein 1.8, which translates to MDEGEEGFGEGMEQMDQFHRNEAISAVADEGFLGEEEDDDYEDLYNDVNVGEGFLQSLRKNDDLGFRNEVVEEKKIDPPVVPPEPSVSIPGVGGGSGNGEGIGGGGGGGGGSGNGGVVGGDGGAARVSGRVIEGYNQNVGFRSNEMGGKGSVGSGLSIGGGGGIRVELGQASSKINDFEEQTGNTNVGVQGIGQQQHQQQQQQPHGGVVGGTVANVGNEGLVRQGGAVGNLNGLGGGNTVGGGAGGAAGGGGGGGGGTILFVGDLHWWTTDAELEAELCKYGPVKEVKFFDEKASGKSKGYCQVEFYDPGAATACKEGMNGHVFNGRPCVVAYASPYSVKRMGEAQVNRNQQTSQSAVSQTRRGPEAGGKTGGSNISTGGNYQGGDNNRPYGRGNWGRGNAQGMGNRGPVGPMRNRGGGMGGRGIMGNGGNGFGQGIGATPPLMHPQSMMGQGFDPAFGAPMGRMGSYGGFPGAPTPPFSGILSSFPPVGGVGLPGVAPHVNPAFFGRGMPINGMGMMPTSGVDGPNMGMWSDPNMGGWGGEEHGGGRAGESSYGEEAASDHQYGEVSHERGGGWPNAMKEKDRGSERDWSGSSDRRYRDDREPGYDRDVPREKDVGHDHEWSERRQREERDVGRERDRERDRDRERSRDRDRDRDRDRDRERYREDRDRYTDHHRYRDRELEHDDEWERGRSSRNQSKVRVSQENDHRSRSRDADYGKRRRLTSE; encoded by the coding sequence atgGATGAAGGTGAGGAAGGGTTTGGTGAGGGTATGGAACAGATGGATCAGTTCCATCGCAACGAGGCGATCTCCGCCGTTGCCGATGAAGGTTTTCtgggagaagaagaagacgacgaTTACGAGGACCTATACAACGACGTCAATGTCGGCGAGGGTTTTTTACAGTCCCTTAGGAAGAACGACGACTTAGGGTTTCGAAACGAGGTCGTGGAAGAGAAGAAGATTGACCCTCCTGTTGTACCGCCGGAACCCAGTGTTTCGATACCGGGTGTTGGTGGAGGTAGCGGGAACGGTGAAGGTATtggcggcggcggcggcggcggtGGTGGTAGTGGTAATGGTGGTGTGGTTGGAGGTGATGGTGGGGCAGCTAGGGTTTCTGGAAGGGTGATAGAGGGTTATAATCAAAACGTAGGGTTTAGATCGAATGAGATGGGTGGGAAGGGGAGTGTTGGATCAGGGCTGTCGATTGGTGGGGGAGGTGGGATTAGGGTTGAATTAGGACAGGCATCGAGTAAGATTAATGATTTTGAGGAGCAAACTGGGAATACTAATGTGGGGGTTCAAGGCATAGGCCAACAGCAACAtcaacagcagcagcagcagccacATGGTGGTGTTGTTGGGGGGACTGTTGCGAATGTGGGGAACGAGGGGTTGGTGAGGCAAGGTGGTGCTGTTGGAAATTTGAATGGGCTTGGTGGTGGAAATACTGTTGGTGGCGGTGCTGGTGGGGCTGCcggtggaggaggaggaggaggtggtGGAACTATATTGTTTGTGGGTGATTTGCATTGGTGGACTACAGATGCTGAGCTGGAGGCAGAGCTATGTAAGTATGGGCCAGTGAAGGAGGTTAAGTTTTTCGATGAGAAGGCCAGTGGGAAGTCAAAAGGATATTGCCAGGTGGAGTTTTATGACCCTGGTGCTGCCACAGCCTGCAAGGAGGGAATGAATGGTCATGTGTTTAATGGGCGGCCTTGTGTTGTTGCGTATGCATCACCATATAGTGTTAAGAGGATGGGGGAGGCTCAAGTGAATAGAAATCAACAGACATCCCAATCTGCGGTTTCTCAGACTAGGAGGGGCCCTGAAGCTGGGGGTAAAACCGGTGGGAGTAACATTTCTACAGGTGGAAATTATCAAGGTGGGGATAACAATAGACCTTATGGAAGAGGCAATTGGGGAAGAGGTAATGCTCAGGGGATGGGAAATAGAGGCCCGGTTGGTCCAATGAGGAACAGGGGTGGTGGCATGGGTGGCAGAGGTATAATGGGAAATGGTGGAAATGGGTTTGGGCAGGGCATTGGTGCAACCCCTCCATTGATGCACCCCCAATCAATGATGGGTCAGGGTTTTGATCCAGCATTCGGTGCACCCATGGGTAGAATGGGCAGTTATGGTGGCTTTCCTGGTGCTCCTACACCTCCGTTTTCTGGAATTTTGTCATCATTTCCTCCTGTTGGGGGTGTGGGTTTGCCTGGGGTAGCCCCTCATGTGAATCCAGCGTTTTTCGGAAGAGGGATGCCTATAAATGGAATGGGGATGATGCCAACATCCGGTGTTGATGGGCCTAATATGGGAATGTGGTCAGATCCTAATATGGGTGGATGGGGTGGTGAGGAGCATGGTGGTGGGAGAGCTGGGGAGTCTAGCTATGGTGAAGAAGCTGCATCTGACCATCAATATGGTGAGGTTAGTCATGAAAGAGGAGGTGGGTGGCCTAATGCTATGAAGGAGAAAGATAGAGGTTCAGAGAGGGATTGGTCTGGGTCTTCAGATAGGAGGTACCGGGATGATAGGGAACCAGGATATGATAGAGATGTGCCTAGAGAAAAAGACGTAGGTCATGATCATGAGTGGTCTGAAAGAAGGCAACGTGAGGAAAGAGATGTTGGTCGGGAGCGGGACAGGGAGCGTGATCGTGATCGAGAGCGTTCTCGAGATCGTGACCGTGATAGAGATCGAGACCGGGATCGTGAGAGGTACAGAGAAGACAGGGACAGATATACAGATCATCATAGGTATAGAGACCGCGAACTAGAGCATGATGATGAATGGGAAAGGGGACGATCATCGAGGAACCAAAGCAAGGTGCGGGTATCACAAGAGAATGATCACCGTTCTAGATCAAGAGATGCTGATTATGGGAAGAGGCGGCGGCTTACTTCTGAATAA
- the LOC107433856 gene encoding early nodulin-like protein 1 yields the protein MHKILVLSIFVLCVSHSYYVVQSYNAPSPSPTPATKPPPSPSHSPATSPTSSPASPTASPSKSPTVSPPTATPPAVSPPVSTPPATSPSVSPAKSPESPLPAPVSPAVSPSANGSSPVSSPANPPPAVATPASSPVSTPASSPVYTPASSPVTAPPAEAPEIAATPEAPANIPSSSATPAESPAIFPSTKSSPSAAPANLSPETAQGPAGDDSGSKSKYEVGIILSGLSIWAALAF from the coding sequence ATGCATAAGATTCTTGTACTTTCTATCTTTGTTCTCTGTGTGTCACATTCTTATTATGTGGTACAATCATACAATGCACCATCTCCTTCCCCAACCCCAGCCACTAAACCACCGCCGTCTCCGTCCCATTCTCCGGCCACTTCTCCGACGTCTTCTCCGGCGAGTCCTACGGCATCCCCTTCAAAGTCTCCGACTGTTTCGCCGCCTACGGCTACTCCGCCGGCAGTTTCACCACCGGTGTCGACCCCTCCTGCGACTTCACCTTCAGTTTCGCCGGCAAAATCTCCGGAGAGTCCTTTGCCGGCGCCTGTTTCACCGGCGGTCAGCCCGTCCGCTAATGGGTCTTCACCAGTTTCGTCGCCGGCGAATCCTCCCCCGGCGGTTGCAACTCCGGCTTCGTCTCCTGTGAGTACTCCGGCTTCGTCTCCGGTGTATACTCCGGCATCAAGTCCAGTCACTGCTCCTCCAGCGGAGGCTCCGGAGATTGCTGCGACACCCGAGGCACCGGCTAATATTCCATCGAGCTCAGCCACTCCGGCTGAGTCTCCGGCAATATTTCCGTCGACCAAGAGCTCGCCAAGCGCTGCTCCGGCGAATCTGTCGCCGGAGACGGCGCAGGGACCTGCTGGTGATGATTCGGGTTCCAAGTCCAAGTACGAGGTTGGGATCATCTTGAGTGGGTTGTCTATTTGGGCCGCTTtggctttttaa
- the LOC107433803 gene encoding protein TIC 20-v, chloroplastic — MAISNLLSPISPLGLSNKHLQAPFLFSARYQSFLGINTLAKESRTPVTQRRNFIPRSKGSNSADAPDRLISAVCYFYPFFDGIQYGKYVITQFTPIQTLIQPLVPAIKVFKSFPFNGFLVFLTLYFVVVRNPNFSKYVRFNTMQAIVLDVLLIFPDLLERTFNPRDGLGLDLMMSLDSTVFLFLLVCLIYGSSSCLLGQVPRLPIVAEAADRQVL, encoded by the coding sequence atggcaaTCTCCAACCTTCTCTCCCCTATATCCCCTCTGGGCCTCTCAAACAAACACCTTCAAGCACCCTTTCTATTTTCAGCCAGGTACCAATCTTTTCTGGGTATCAACACTCTAGCAAAGGAATCAAGAACCCCAGTCACACAGAGAAGAAATTTCATTCCACGGTCCAAGGGAAGCAACTCAGCTGATGCCCCAGATCGATTAATCTCAGCAGTCTGTTACTTTTACCCTTTCTTTGATGGTATACAATATGGTAAGTATGTTATAACCCAGTTCACTCCAATTCAAACTCTCATACAGCCTTTGGTACCTGCTATAAAGGTGTTCAAGAGCTTCCCTTTTAATgggtttttggtgtttttaaccCTGTACTTTGTTGTTGTTAGAAATCCCAATTTTAGTAAATATGTAAGGTTCAATACAATGCAAGCTATTGTTCTTGATgtgcttttgatttttcctgACCTTCTGGAGAGAACCTTCAATCCAAGAGACGGGTTGGGGTTGGATTTGATGATGAGCTTGGATAGCACTGTGTTTTTGTTCCTCCTTGTGTGTTTGATTTATGGGTCCTCTTCTTGCTTACTCGGCCAGGTTCCCAGGTTGCCAATTGTTGCTGAAGCTGCTGATAGGCAAGTTCTTTGA
- the LOC107433734 gene encoding fasciclin-like arabinogalactan protein 1 gives MELRPAISAGTMVISMVFLLISTTHAHNITRILAKHPEFSTFNHYLTLTHLAPEINQKTTITVCAVDNAAMNDILAKHPSINTIKNMLSVHVLLDYFGAKKIHQIRDGSALAATMFQATGSAPGSAGFVNITDLKGGKVGFAAKDNDGTFPSHFVKSVEEIPYNISVIQISGILPSEAAEAPTPGPSALNLTGILSAHGCKVFADTLLASSDAEKTFQDSLDGGLTVFCPLDDAMKAFLPKYKNLTAAGKVALLEYHGVPVYQSMSMLKSNNGLMNTLATDGARKFDFTVQNDGEEVTLKTTIVTAKITGTLFDEQPVGIYTINKVLMPKELFKAEAPTPAPAPAPEEAADSPKPSKKKSKKAPSPDTEDSDSPAESPDDDPADQTADDDNGAVRFDGGRFGLLAFGLSVLLGFSLL, from the coding sequence ATGGAGCTCCGCCCGGCTATCTCCGCCGGGACCATGGTCATTTCCATGGTTTTTCTGCTTATTTCCACAACCCACGCGCACAACATCACGCGCATCCTGGCCAAGCACCCAGAGTTCTCCACCTTCAACCACTACTTAACCCTCACCCACTTGGCCCCGGAGATCAACCAGAAGACCACCATAACCGTCTGCGCGGTCGACAATGCTGCCATGAACGACATCCTCGCGAAGCACCCTTCCATCAACACCATCAAGAACATGCTCTCCGTACACGTCCTCTTGGACTACTTCGGCGCCAAAAAAATCCACCAGATCAGGGACGGATCTGCATTAGCCGCCACTATGTTCCAAGCCACCGGCTCGGCTCCTGGATCGGCCGGCTTCGTCAACATTACCGACTTAAAAGGCGGCAAGGTCGGTTTCGCAGCCAAGGACAACGACGGTACGTTCCCGTCGCATTTCGTCAAGTCCGTCGAGGAGATTCCGTACAATATCTCGGTGATCCAGATCAGCGGCATTCTTCCGTCGGAAGCTGCCGAGGCTCCGACACCGGGTCCATCTGCGCTCAACCTCACCGGAATATTGTCGGCTCACGGTTGCAAAGTTTTCGCCGATACTCTGCTCGCGTCGTCGGACGCAGAAAAGACGTTTCAGGACAGTCTCGACGGCGGATTGACGGTTTTCTGCCCCTTGGACGATGCGATGAAGGCGTTCTTGCCGAAATACAAGAATCTGACAGCCGCCGGGAAAGTCGCTCTGTTGGAATATCACGGCGTTCCGGTTTACCAGTCGATGTCTATGTTGAAGTCGAATAATGGGCTCATGAACACTTTGGCTACTGACGGAGCTCGTAAGTTCGACTTCACAGTTCAAAACGACGGCGAAGAGGTCACTTTGAAGACCACGATCGTCACGGCGAAAATCACGGGGACTTTGTTCGATGAGCAACCTGTGGGGATCTACACTATTAACAAGGTTTTGATGCCCAAAGAGCTGTTTAAGGCTGAGGCTCCGACGCCGGCGCCGGCTCCGGCTCCTGAGGAGGCGGCGGATTCGCCGAAGCCGTCGAAGAAGAAGTCGAAGAAAGCTCCGTCTCCGGATACCGAGGATTCGGATTCCCCGGCTGAGTCGCCTGATGATGATCCGGCTGATCAGACGGCTGATGATGATAATGGAGCTGTTAGATTTGACGGTGGGAGATTTGGGCTTTTGGCTTTTGGTCTTAGTGTGTTGCTAGGATTTTCActgctgtaa
- the LOC107433699 gene encoding protein TRACHEARY ELEMENT DIFFERENTIATION-RELATED 7A, translating to MLSAKLVLAIAVWLSVFNLGCRGDGSDDVIPSPPFCLNCTICEYPCHPLPPPSPQLPGYPSYEAPPPPPPLELAPPPPPKHGSQVRCPPTSATPCCQYGQYPPQNTYDGYVPNDNLSASSPLSVLVLVMGGYGFS from the exons ATGTTGTCTGCAAAACTTGTGCTTGCCATAGCAGTTTGGTTGTCTGTGTTCAACCTTGGTTGTAGAGGTGATGGTTCTGATGATGTGATACCTTCACCTCCTTTTTGTTTGAACTGCACAATATGCGAATATCCATGTCATCCTCTTCCCCCACCATCTCCACAACTTCCTGGTTACCCTTCATATGAAgctccaccaccacctccaccgCTGGAGCTAGCACCGCCACCCCCGCCAAAGCATGGTTCTCAAGTCAGGTGTCCCCCAACTTCTGCTACTCCTTGTTGCCAGTACGGGCAATATCCCCCTCAAAACACCTATGATGGATATGTGCCTAATGACAATCTATCGGCTTCATCTCCTTTGTCTGTCTTAGTCTTGGTTATG GGTGGTTACGGTTTCTCTTGA
- the LOC107434101 gene encoding nudix hydrolase 10, whose protein sequence is MIGVMTNSTSSSPIVDQVCENGTQHVEILPAINDDHGGVIVEMKESMDSQTFLVLLRASIGQWREQGKKGVWIKLPIELVNLVETAVKEGFWYHHAEPHYLMLVFWIPATANTIPANATHRVGVGAIVLKNEKEMLVVQEKSGRFRGTGVWKIPTGVVDEGEDIFMAAKREVKEETGIDTEFVEILAFRQSHQSFFGKSDLFFLCVLRPLSFDIQKQDLEIEAAQWMPFEEFANQPFIQKHDLFRYIADICLAKVKSDYGGFSPSPMTSFFDDKTSYIYLNNKDLKKFLSSSI, encoded by the exons ATGA TTGGAGTGATGACAAATTCTACGAGTTCGTCACCAATAGTGGACCAAGTCTGTGAAAATGGAACTCAGCATGTTGAAATACTTCCTGCAATCAATGATGATCATGGAGGAGTCATTGTGGAGATGAAGGAGTCTATGGACTCTCAGACCTTTCTGGTTTTGCTTAGAGCCTCAATCGGGCAGTGGAGGGAACAG GGGAAGAAGGGCGTTTGGATAAAATTGCCCATTGAACTTGTGAATCTTGTTGAAACTGCTGTTAAG GAAGGATTTTGGTACCATCATGCCGAGCCACATTACCTGATGCTTGTTTTCTGGATTCCTGCAACTGCTAATACTATTCCTGCAAATGCTACACATCGAGTAGGTGTTGGGGCCATTGTCCTTAAGAATGAAAAGGAG ATGCTTGTAGTCCAGGAAAAGAGTGGCAGATTTCGAGGAACAGGTGTATGGAAAATCCCTACTGGAGTTGTTGATGAG GGCGAGGATATTTTTATGGCAGCTAAAAGAGAAGTAAAAGAAGAGACTGGA ATTGACACAGAATTCGTGGAGATTTTAGCATTCAG GCAATCACACCAGTCATTCTTTGGAAAGTCTGATCTATTCTTCCTGTGTGTACTGCGTCCTCTGTCATTTGACATCCAGAAGCAAGATCTGGAAATTGAGGCAGCCCAG TGGATGCCATTTGAGGAATTCGCAAATCAGCCATTCATCCAGAAGCATGATCTCTTCAGATATATTGCGGACATATGTTTAGCAAAGGTAAAGAGTGACTATGGTGGATTTTCTCCATCCCCTATGACATCATTCTTTGATGACAAaacaagttatatatatttaaacaacaagGATTTGAAGAAATTCCTAAGTTCTTCTATTTAA